A single region of the Sphaeramia orbicularis chromosome 6, fSphaOr1.1, whole genome shotgun sequence genome encodes:
- the LOC115421315 gene encoding alpha-2,8-sialyltransferase 8E-like isoform X4, with amino-acid sequence MSGLVWERGSIRGQRLQLLLGFMLVALFLWTLLTTFISSDSHVEPHRPPAQKKSEKKAPSVSSDNMGEEKVEKQQKTDLNTTDLDKDRTERKHKTTAHTSHVEPHRPPAQKESEKKAPSVSSDNRPPAQKESEKKAPSVSSDNSHVEPDRPPAQKESEKKAPSVSSDNNHVEPPKPPAQKESEKKAPSAPSYNCNGCKTVIDKVLKNYSQTWTKQEVNFQKFRSQLRTKCNGADKFIITQANTPVGSKLVYDGERNNVQEVNSDIFKTFVKESPFSNKTWDTCAVVGSGGILANSSCGKAIDSAQFVIRCNLPPVENEFKAHVGSKTEIVTANPSILVQKYGSLSGHRRPFVESLQKYGNSMLLLPAFSFAANTPVCLRALYTIEDFEIPIQTVFFNPKYLQSLHEFWRTQGLRAVRLSTGLMMVSLALEICSNVHLYGFWPFSNHPHGFQPLNNHYYDNKPAVKGMHAMPVEFDHLLQLHSQGVLRVHLGQCGKQ; translated from the exons TCATGTGGAGCCTCACAGACCACCTGCTCAGAAGAAAAGTGAGAAAAAAGCCCCCTCTGTGTCCTCTGACAACAT GGGAGAGGAAAAGGTGGAAAAGCAGCAAAAGACTGATTTAAACACTACGGACCTGGACAAAGACAGGACAGAGAGGAAACACAAAACAACAGCACACACAAG TCATGTGGAGCCTCACAGACCACCTGCTCAGAAGGAAAGTGAGAAAAAAGCCCCCTCTGTGTCCTCTGACAACAG ACCACCTGCTCAGAAGGAAAGTGAGAAAAAAGCCCCCTCTGTGTCCTCTGACAACAG TCATGTGGAGCCTGACAGACCACCTGCTCAGAAGGAAAGTGAGAAAAAAGCCCCCTCTGTGTCCTCTGACAACAA TCATGTGGAACCTCCCAAACCACCTGCTCAGAAGGAAAGTGAGAAAAAAGCCCCCTCTGCGCCCTCTTACAACTGTAATGGCTGCAA aACAGTCATTGATAAAGTGTTAAAGAACTATTCTCAGACCTGGACGAAACAGGAAGTAAATTTCCAAAAATTCAG GTCTCAGCTGAGGACCAAATGCAATGGCGCTGACAAGTTCATTATCACCCAGGCCAACACCCCGGTGGGCTCAAAGCTTGTGTATGATGGTGAAAGAAACAATGTCCAAGAGGTGAACTCGGACATTTTCAAGACATTTGTGAAG GAGTCTCCGTTTTCAAATAAAACATGGGACACATGTGCTGTGGTTGGAAGCGGAGGGATCCTGGCCAACAGCAGCTGTGGAAAGGCAATTGATTCAGCCCAGTTTGTCATCAG GTGCAACCTACCTCCTGTGGAGAATGAATTTAAGGCACATGTGGGCAGCAAGACTGAAATTGTGACTGCAAACCCAAGCATTCTTGTACAAAA ATATGGGTCTCTATCAGGACATCGCCGTCCATTTGTGGAAAGTCTGCAGAAGTATGGTAACTCCATGCTACTCCTTCCTGCCTTTTCCTTTGCTGCCAATACTCCTGTGTGCCTGCGGGCTCTTTACACCATTGAAGACTTTGAGATCCCCATTCAGACCGTCTTCTTCAACCCCAAGTACCTCCAGAGTCTACACGAGTTCTGGCGTACACAGGGCTTGAGAGCAGTCCGGCTCAGCACTGGTTTAATGATGGTTAGCCTGGCGTTGGAAATTTGTTCCAATGTGCACCTGTATGGCTTTTGGCCCTTCAGTAACCACCCACACGGATTCCAACCCCTCAATAACCACTACTACGATAACAAACCGGCAGTAAAAGGAATGCACGCCATGCCTGTTGAGTTCGACCACCTACTGCAGCTGCACAGTCAGGGGGTGCTCAGGGTTCACCTGGGACAATGTGGGAAACAGTAG
- the LOC115421315 gene encoding alpha-2,8-sialyltransferase 8E-like isoform X7 gives MSGLVWERGSIRGQRLQLLLGFMLVALFLWTLLTTFISSDSHVEPHRPPAQKKSEKKAPSVSSDNMGEEKVEKQQKTDLNTTDLDKDRTERKHKTTAHTSHVEPHRPPAQKESEKKAPSVSSDNSHVEPDRPPAQKESEKKAPSVSSDNNHVEPPKPPAQKESEKKAPSAPSYNCNGCKTVIDKVLKNYSQTWTKQEVNFQKFRSQLRTKCNGADKFIITQANTPVGSKLVYDGERNNVQEVNSDIFKTFVKESPFSNKTWDTCAVVGSGGILANSSCGKAIDSAQFVIRCNLPPVENEFKAHVGSKTEIVTANPSILVQKYGSLSGHRRPFVESLQKYGNSMLLLPAFSFAANTPVCLRALYTIEDFEIPIQTVFFNPKYLQSLHEFWRTQGLRAVRLSTGLMMVSLALEICSNVHLYGFWPFSNHPHGFQPLNNHYYDNKPAVKGMHAMPVEFDHLLQLHSQGVLRVHLGQCGKQ, from the exons TCATGTGGAGCCTCACAGACCACCTGCTCAGAAGAAAAGTGAGAAAAAAGCCCCCTCTGTGTCCTCTGACAACAT GGGAGAGGAAAAGGTGGAAAAGCAGCAAAAGACTGATTTAAACACTACGGACCTGGACAAAGACAGGACAGAGAGGAAACACAAAACAACAGCACACACAAG TCATGTGGAGCCTCACAGACCACCTGCTCAGAAGGAAAGTGAGAAAAAAGCCCCCTCTGTGTCCTCTGACAACAG TCATGTGGAGCCTGACAGACCACCTGCTCAGAAGGAAAGTGAGAAAAAAGCCCCCTCTGTGTCCTCTGACAACAA TCATGTGGAACCTCCCAAACCACCTGCTCAGAAGGAAAGTGAGAAAAAAGCCCCCTCTGCGCCCTCTTACAACTGTAATGGCTGCAA aACAGTCATTGATAAAGTGTTAAAGAACTATTCTCAGACCTGGACGAAACAGGAAGTAAATTTCCAAAAATTCAG GTCTCAGCTGAGGACCAAATGCAATGGCGCTGACAAGTTCATTATCACCCAGGCCAACACCCCGGTGGGCTCAAAGCTTGTGTATGATGGTGAAAGAAACAATGTCCAAGAGGTGAACTCGGACATTTTCAAGACATTTGTGAAG GAGTCTCCGTTTTCAAATAAAACATGGGACACATGTGCTGTGGTTGGAAGCGGAGGGATCCTGGCCAACAGCAGCTGTGGAAAGGCAATTGATTCAGCCCAGTTTGTCATCAG GTGCAACCTACCTCCTGTGGAGAATGAATTTAAGGCACATGTGGGCAGCAAGACTGAAATTGTGACTGCAAACCCAAGCATTCTTGTACAAAA ATATGGGTCTCTATCAGGACATCGCCGTCCATTTGTGGAAAGTCTGCAGAAGTATGGTAACTCCATGCTACTCCTTCCTGCCTTTTCCTTTGCTGCCAATACTCCTGTGTGCCTGCGGGCTCTTTACACCATTGAAGACTTTGAGATCCCCATTCAGACCGTCTTCTTCAACCCCAAGTACCTCCAGAGTCTACACGAGTTCTGGCGTACACAGGGCTTGAGAGCAGTCCGGCTCAGCACTGGTTTAATGATGGTTAGCCTGGCGTTGGAAATTTGTTCCAATGTGCACCTGTATGGCTTTTGGCCCTTCAGTAACCACCCACACGGATTCCAACCCCTCAATAACCACTACTACGATAACAAACCGGCAGTAAAAGGAATGCACGCCATGCCTGTTGAGTTCGACCACCTACTGCAGCTGCACAGTCAGGGGGTGCTCAGGGTTCACCTGGGACAATGTGGGAAACAGTAG